Proteins from a single region of Clupea harengus chromosome 5, Ch_v2.0.2, whole genome shotgun sequence:
- the setd5 gene encoding histone-lysine N-methyltransferase SETD5 isoform X1, with the protein MPLVYFFIPCHFLPTSSPNPTPLLLCFFISFSPLFLFLLLLSSLFALPPNLPPHLPPFPRSPEHRCLKMQQSSVVCCQDHNYGAPPPPTPPASPLSQTIIPRLELNGVARGRYQSPHAHSRPDQEHSADSETSSEEEEGSVPSAWCRCSLTQDGFLIKCESCRGLERRKALDGQRRKPENVSVGDSSATESGDEEVSPATVSYTATQHTPTSITLTVNRVKRSKAKKRKKSTDKSRTTPKAKKIKAFREGSRKSMRMKNSATETNTLDENTAEGWETRIRQWTDQYEEALANQYSADVQTLLQLAKPSSPAPSPDTINRTELACNNTVLSSQMQLQVGRVTRVQKHRKILRAARDLEPDTLIIEYRGKVMLKQQFEVNGHFFKKPYPFVLFYSKFNEVEMCVDARTFGNDARFIRRSCTPNAEVRHMISEGMIHLCIYATTQITKDSEVSIGFDYEFNSCNYKVDCACQKGNQNCPVQKHNLSPMENLLPPPASGPTAASLPGAETRRRRARRREMEGGGAPTGGSDDSNQQPNGDAQDREHGASDTEDGLLDGVKQEEGEEGELDDNGVLISSRRSREDRAMFETRRRRVGQAQGGADDPKQEPGAPEEGEVTGLSPTGPNPVPGAGQAGGVSTRRTSYATEAPADTDGKPVLAPATPKPPPARSSKPRPKSRISRYRSGSAQRARRQRQAMAQQAAEAAAAGAGEDGAAGASQGELGQGEGPLGPGQAQDGDGYGGAGSGALGNRAHLRYPKTKKYLVTEWFNDKIPERVEPEPERPLRITTDPTVLATTLNMLPGLSHSSLICTAPKHYVRFGSPFTPERRRRPLAVDASYGSCKKRWIKQALDESKSSVSLEDDDEDAACSSSNQTMSAPIKKRISKYAPELLSSPLSSVASGDLLLRPLSPITPPPPSDLGRSLRPPLSTSCALYLGAEEERQNGAGLPCSPLTSLPTSRCNTPLQFENISSPEASPVHRPESLSPEPCLRPDFDAIRNANFPDLSMTSSLDSPIPGPEDFPAVSPSPLSLSGGGTPHTPASVSATGDSAMGTTRPGESQTREQAFRTEFNLIYACSPLNANLGEGLNARGPPTDRRHSQSEGSFSPADSYFGTMSGQGLLSEPGPGSLSPYPEPHYGGGYPDSGTPPHPSNPPQKKKRANVTIVSQLTGSQPGYQALAVRGEYKPIQNMVSLLEYRKRKQGTREPECGGSMGTPMRPGSLCLSSESPGGPRTLLQPPASPHSSFSSPAHQAFPQIEEVSPPDLSSSSGSRTQESTSWIVPTAVERQREGQGVLERVLRGNLKLEHALKRSEHGDKDADSAEMDRYDLPTVSPMRSPHSYSPSVYQHQPHLSELHPASDSSASPFRSSYSPSPSSYPRPLPQDHHAAQLTQSTPPSSSSSISSMDSSMSGTSRPPGGAVHQQSSSGSAVQDPSQPYSSSSHLKASLLSSGLSSASPSPPVSRSQSYPKTDISSSSSGGGSGLLTGSSVSHASRLAQQGSGRGLQASSRLLSASSSQHYPPRGAPLSQFQHPPLQGSGVRTQTGSY; encoded by the exons ATGCCTttggtttattttttcattCCTTGTCAtttcctccccacctcctcccccaacCCAACTCctcttcttttgtgtttttttatttctttttcccccctctttctttttcttcttctcctctcctctctctttgcgCTCCCTCCCAACCTCCCGCCCCACCTCCCTCCGTTCCCGCGTTCCCCTGAACACCGTTGTTTGAAGATGCAACAGTCTTCCGTTGTGTGTTGTCAGGATCACAACTACGgagccccaccccctcccacccctcccgCCTCCCCACTCTCCCAGACCATCATCCCGCGGCTGGAGCTCAACGGCGTGGCTCGCGGCCGCTACCAGTCCCCCCACGCCCACTCCCGACCCGACCAGGAGCACTCGGCTGACAGCGAGACCTCatccgaggaggaggaaggcagcGTGCCCAGTGCCTGGTGCCGCTGCAGCCTGACGCAGGACGGCTTCCTCATCAAGTGCGAGAGCTGCAG GGGTCTTGAGAGGAGGAAAGCGTTGGATGGACAGCGCAGGAAACCCGAGAATGTGTCTG ttgggGATAGTAGTGCCACAGAGAGCGGAGACGAGGAAGTGTCACCCGCCACCGTGTCTTACACGGCAACCCAGCACACCCCCACCAGCATCACACTGACGGTGAACCGCGTCAAGCGGAGCAAGgccaagaagaggaagaaaagcaCTGATAAGAGCCGCACCACGCCCAAGGCCAAGAAGATTAAG GCGTTCAGAGAGGGTTCGAGGAAATCCATGAGGATGAAG AACTCCGCGACGGAGACGAATACGCTGGACGAGAACACGGCGGAGGGCTGGGAGACGCGGATCCGCCAGTGGACGGACCAGTACGAGGAGGCCCTGGCCAATCAGTACAGCGCAGACGTGCAGACGCTGCTGCAGCTGGCCAAGCCCAGCTCCCCCGCCCCCTCGCCAGACACCATCAACCGCACCGAACTGGCCTGCAACAACACCGTGCTCAGCTCCCAGATGCAG TTGCAGGTGGGCCGTGTGACACGTGTGCAGAAGCACCGGAAGATTCTGCGGGCGGCACGGGACCTCGAGCCCGACACGCTCATCATCGAGTACCGGGGCAAGGTCATGCTCAAGCAGCAGTTTGAGGTCAACGGCCACTTCTTCAAAAA GCCCTACCCGTTTGTTCTCTTCTATTCCAAGTTCAACGAGGTGGAGATGTGCGTGGACGCCCGCACCTTTGGGAACGACGCCCGCTTCATCAGGAGGTCGTGCACGCCCAACGCTGAG gtgCGGCACATGATCTCAGAGGGGATGATCCATCTCTGCATCTACGCCACCACCCAGATCACCAAGGACTCCGAGGTCTCCATCGGCTTTGACTATGAGTTCAACAGCTG TAATTACAAGGTGGACTGTGCATGCCAGAAGGGCAACCAGAACTGCCCGGTGCAGAAGCACAACCTGAGCCCCATGGAAAACCTGCTGCCCCCGCCGGCCTCTGGCCCCACCGCGGCCTCCCTCCCCGGGGCCGAGACCCGTCGGAGACGAGCCCGccggagagagatggaggggggaggggcccCTACAGGTGGGTCCGACGACAGCAACCAACAGCCCAATGGAGACGCGCAGGACCGGGAGCATGGAGCGAGCGATACAgag GATGGCCTGCTGGACGGAGTGaagcaggaggaaggagaggagggtgagctGGATGACAACGGAGTCCTGATATCAAGCAGACGG TCCCGGGAGGACCGTGCCATGTTTGAGACCAGGAGGAGGCGTGTGGGCCAGGCTCAGGGGGGCGCAGACGACCCCAAGCAGGAGCCCGGCGctccagaggagggggaggtgacGGGCCTGTCCCCCACGGGCCCGAACCCCGTGCCCGGCGCGGGACAAGCAGGAGGAGTCAGCACACGGCGCACCTCCTATGCAACG GAGGCCCCAGCCGACACAGACGGCAAGCCGGTGCTGGCGCCAGCCACTCCCAAGCCCCCGCCGGCCCGCTCCTCCAAGCCGCGCCCCAAGAGCCGCATATCCCGCTACCGCTCCGGCTCAGCCCAACGGGCCCGGCGCCAGCGGCAGGCCATGGCCCAGCAGGCCGCAGAGGCGGCAGCAGCCGGTGCCGGGGAGGACGGGGCAGCCGGAGCCTCTCAGGGGGagctggggcagggggaggggccgCTCGGCCCAGGACAGGCCCAGGACGGTGACGGTTATGGGGGAGCAGGCTCCGGAGCCCTGGGCAACAGGGCCCACCTGCGCTACCCCAAAACTAAGAAG TACCTGGTGACGGAGTGGTTCAATGACAAGATCCCGGAGCGGGTGGAGCCTGAACCGGAGCGCCCCCTGCGCATCACCACGGACCCCACGGTGCTGGCCACCACACTCAACATGCTGCCGGGCCTCAGCCACTCCTCGCTCATCTGCACCGCGCCCAAGCACTACGTGCGCTTCGGCTCGCCCTTCACCCCCGAGAGGCGCCGCCGACCCCTCGCCGTGGATGCCTCCTACGGCTCCTGCAAAAAG AGGTGGATAAAGCAGGCTCTGGACGAGAGCAAGTCCTCCGTGTCCCTGGAGGACGACGACGAAGACGCCGCATGCAGCTCTTCAAACCAAA CGATGAGTGCACCCATCAAGAAGCGAATATCCAAGTACGCGCCAGAGCTGTTGAGCTCGCCCCTCAGCAGTGTGGCCAGCGGTGATCTCCTGCTGCGGCCGCTGTCCCCCATCACCCCGCCGCCCCCCTCTGACCTGGGCCGGTCGCTGCGGCCCCCCCTCAGCACCTCCTGCGCCCTCTACCTGGGGGCCGAGGAAGAGCGCCAGAATGGCGCCGGACTGCCCTGCTCACCCCTCACCTCGCTGCCCACCAGCCGCTGCAACACGCCTCTGCAGTTtgag AACATCTCGTCCCCGGAGGCTTCCCCTGTACACCGGCCAGAATCTCTGTCtccagag CCTTGCCTGCGGCCGGACTTCGACGCCATTCGCAACGCTAACTTTCCGGACCTTTCCATGACGTCCAGCTTGGACAGTCCAATCCCGGGCCCCGAGGACTTCCCTGCAGTCTCCCCCTCGCCCCTCAGCCTCTCCGGCGGAGGGACCCCCCACACCCCTGCGTCTGTTTCCGCCACGGGAGACTCCGCCATGGGCACGACTCGACCTGGCGAGTCACAGACTCGAGAGCAAGCCTTCAGGACAGAGTTCAATCTCATCTACGCATGCTCTCCCCTCAACGCCAACCTAGGGGAGGGCCTTAATGCCCGTGGCCCCCCGACTGACAGGCGGCACTCCCAATCGGAGGGCAGCTTCTCACCTGCAGATTCCTATTTCGGCACCATGAGTGGCCAGGGGCTGCTCTCGGAGCCAGGGCCTGGATCGCTCTCACCCTATCCAGAGCCACATTACGGGGGCGGGTACCCAGACAGTGGCACGCCCCCTCACCCTAGCAACCCTCCCCAAAAGAAGAAG AGGGCGAACGTGACCATCGTTAGTCAGCTGACAGGCAGTCAGCCTGGTTACCAGGCTCTAGCCGTAAGAGGCGAATACAAGCCCATACAGAACATG GTGTCACTGCTGGAGTATCGCAAGCGGAAACAGGGCACCCGGGAACCCGAGTGTGGAGGCTCCATGGGGACCCCCATGCGCCCCGGCTCGCTGTGCCTCAGCTCTGAGTCCCCCGGTGGGCCGCGGACGCTGCTGCAGCCCCCCGCCTCCCCACACAGCTCCTTCTCCTCGCCGGCGCATCAGGCCTTCCCCCAGATAGAGGAAGTCAGCCCCCCGGACCTCAGCTCCAGCTCAGGCTCCCGGACGCAGGAAAGCACCTCCTG GATCGTGCCCACCGCGGTGGAGCGTCAGCGGGAGGGCCAGGGCGTGCTGGAGAGGGTGCTGCGCGGCAACCTCAAATTAGAGCACGCCCTCAAGAGGTCAGAGCACGGAGACAAAGACGCAG acTCTGCTGAGATGGACAGGTATGACCTCCCCACTGTGTCACCCATGAGGAGCCCACACAGTTACAGCCCGTCTGTTTACCAGCACCAG CCTCACCTTTCGGAGCTTCACCCGGCGTCGGACAGCTCTGCGTCTCCGTTTCGCTCCTCGTACAGCCCCTCCCCGTCGTCATACCCGCGCCCTCTCCCCCAGGACCACCACGCCGCCCAGCTGACCCAGagcacccctccctcctcctcatcctccatctcttcaATGGACTCGTCCATGAGCGGGACCTCCAGACCTCCAGGTGGCGCCGTCCACCAGCAGAGCAGCAGTGGTAGTGCAGTCCAGGATCCCTCGCAGCCCTACTCCAGCAGCAGCCACCTGAAGGCCAGCCTGTTAAGCAGCGGCCTGTCATCAGCCTCGCCCAGCCCTCCAGTCTCCAGGAGCCAGTCCTACCCCAAAACggacatcagcagcagcagcagcggtggtggtAGTGGCTTGCTTACTGGGAGCTCAGTCTCCCACGCCTCCAGACTAGCCCAGCAGGGTTCGGGCCGTGGCCTTCAGGCAAGCTCCAGGCTCCTGTCGGCCTCCAGCTCCCAGCACTACCCTCCGCGAGGAGCGCCGCTCAGCCAGTTCCAGCACCCTCCCCTCCAGGGCTCGGGGGTACGGACACAGACAGGGAGCTACTAG
- the setd5 gene encoding histone-lysine N-methyltransferase SETD5 isoform X6 encodes MSIAIALGVTTPETSYADMAAGSDPESVEASPAVNEKSYSNHSCGNVQNHGYRGLPYADHNYGAPPPPTPPASPLSQTIIPRLELNGVARGRYQSPHAHSRPDQEHSADSETSSEEEEGSVPSAWCRCSLTQDGFLIKCESCRGLERRKALDGQRRKPENVSVGDSSATESGDEEVSPATVSYTATQHTPTSITLTVNRVKRSKAKKRKKSTDKSRTTPKAKKIKAFREGSRKSMRMKNSATETNTLDENTAEGWETRIRQWTDQYEEALANQYSADVQTLLQLAKPSSPAPSPDTINRTELACNNTVLSSQMQLQVGRVTRVQKHRKILRAARDLEPDTLIIEYRGKVMLKQQFEVNGHFFKKPYPFVLFYSKFNEVEMCVDARTFGNDARFIRRSCTPNAEVRHMISEGMIHLCIYATTQITKDSEVSIGFDYEFNSCNYKVDCACQKGNQNCPVQKHNLSPMENLLPPPASGPTAASLPGAETRRRRARRREMEGGGAPTGGSDDSNQQPNGDAQDREHGASDTEDGLLDGVKQEEGEEGELDDNGVLISSRRSREDRAMFETRRRRVGQAQGGADDPKQEPGAPEEGEVTGLSPTGPNPVPGAGQAGGVSTRRTSYATEAPADTDGKPVLAPATPKPPPARSSKPRPKSRISRYRSGSAQRARRQRQAMAQQAAEAAAAGAGEDGAAGASQGELGQGEGPLGPGQAQDGDGYGGAGSGALGNRAHLRYPKTKKYLVTEWFNDKIPERVEPEPERPLRITTDPTVLATTLNMLPGLSHSSLICTAPKHYVRFGSPFTPERRRRPLAVDASYGSCKKRWIKQALDESKSSVSLEDDDEDAACSSSNQTMSAPIKKRISKYAPELLSSPLSSVASGDLLLRPLSPITPPPPSDLGRSLRPPLSTSCALYLGAEEERQNGAGLPCSPLTSLPTSRCNTPLQFENISSPEASPVHRPESLSPEPCLRPDFDAIRNANFPDLSMTSSLDSPIPGPEDFPAVSPSPLSLSGGGTPHTPASVSATGDSAMGTTRPGESQTREQAFRTEFNLIYACSPLNANLGEGLNARGPPTDRRHSQSEGSFSPADSYFGTMSGQGLLSEPGPGSLSPYPEPHYGGGYPDSGTPPHPSNPPQKKKVSLLEYRKRKQGTREPECGGSMGTPMRPGSLCLSSESPGGPRTLLQPPASPHSSFSSPAHQAFPQIEEVSPPDLSSSSGSRTQESTSWIVPTAVERQREGQGVLERVLRGNLKLEHALKRSEHGDKDADSAEMDRYDLPTVSPMRSPHSYSPSVYQHQPHLSELHPASDSSASPFRSSYSPSPSSYPRPLPQDHHAAQLTQSTPPSSSSSISSMDSSMSGTSRPPGGAVHQQSSSGSAVQDPSQPYSSSSHLKASLLSSGLSSASPSPPVSRSQSYPKTDISSSSSGGGSGLLTGSSVSHASRLAQQGSGRGLQASSRLLSASSSQHYPPRGAPLSQFQHPPLQGSGVRTQTGSY; translated from the exons CCCCGAGTCAGTTGAAGCGAGCCCTGCAGTGAATGAGAAGAGTTACTCCAACCACAGCTGTGGTAACGTACAGAACCATGGCTACCGCGGACTGCCCTACGCT GATCACAACTACGgagccccaccccctcccacccctcccgCCTCCCCACTCTCCCAGACCATCATCCCGCGGCTGGAGCTCAACGGCGTGGCTCGCGGCCGCTACCAGTCCCCCCACGCCCACTCCCGACCCGACCAGGAGCACTCGGCTGACAGCGAGACCTCatccgaggaggaggaaggcagcGTGCCCAGTGCCTGGTGCCGCTGCAGCCTGACGCAGGACGGCTTCCTCATCAAGTGCGAGAGCTGCAG GGGTCTTGAGAGGAGGAAAGCGTTGGATGGACAGCGCAGGAAACCCGAGAATGTGTCTG ttgggGATAGTAGTGCCACAGAGAGCGGAGACGAGGAAGTGTCACCCGCCACCGTGTCTTACACGGCAACCCAGCACACCCCCACCAGCATCACACTGACGGTGAACCGCGTCAAGCGGAGCAAGgccaagaagaggaagaaaagcaCTGATAAGAGCCGCACCACGCCCAAGGCCAAGAAGATTAAG GCGTTCAGAGAGGGTTCGAGGAAATCCATGAGGATGAAG AACTCCGCGACGGAGACGAATACGCTGGACGAGAACACGGCGGAGGGCTGGGAGACGCGGATCCGCCAGTGGACGGACCAGTACGAGGAGGCCCTGGCCAATCAGTACAGCGCAGACGTGCAGACGCTGCTGCAGCTGGCCAAGCCCAGCTCCCCCGCCCCCTCGCCAGACACCATCAACCGCACCGAACTGGCCTGCAACAACACCGTGCTCAGCTCCCAGATGCAG TTGCAGGTGGGCCGTGTGACACGTGTGCAGAAGCACCGGAAGATTCTGCGGGCGGCACGGGACCTCGAGCCCGACACGCTCATCATCGAGTACCGGGGCAAGGTCATGCTCAAGCAGCAGTTTGAGGTCAACGGCCACTTCTTCAAAAA GCCCTACCCGTTTGTTCTCTTCTATTCCAAGTTCAACGAGGTGGAGATGTGCGTGGACGCCCGCACCTTTGGGAACGACGCCCGCTTCATCAGGAGGTCGTGCACGCCCAACGCTGAG gtgCGGCACATGATCTCAGAGGGGATGATCCATCTCTGCATCTACGCCACCACCCAGATCACCAAGGACTCCGAGGTCTCCATCGGCTTTGACTATGAGTTCAACAGCTG TAATTACAAGGTGGACTGTGCATGCCAGAAGGGCAACCAGAACTGCCCGGTGCAGAAGCACAACCTGAGCCCCATGGAAAACCTGCTGCCCCCGCCGGCCTCTGGCCCCACCGCGGCCTCCCTCCCCGGGGCCGAGACCCGTCGGAGACGAGCCCGccggagagagatggaggggggaggggcccCTACAGGTGGGTCCGACGACAGCAACCAACAGCCCAATGGAGACGCGCAGGACCGGGAGCATGGAGCGAGCGATACAgag GATGGCCTGCTGGACGGAGTGaagcaggaggaaggagaggagggtgagctGGATGACAACGGAGTCCTGATATCAAGCAGACGG TCCCGGGAGGACCGTGCCATGTTTGAGACCAGGAGGAGGCGTGTGGGCCAGGCTCAGGGGGGCGCAGACGACCCCAAGCAGGAGCCCGGCGctccagaggagggggaggtgacGGGCCTGTCCCCCACGGGCCCGAACCCCGTGCCCGGCGCGGGACAAGCAGGAGGAGTCAGCACACGGCGCACCTCCTATGCAACG GAGGCCCCAGCCGACACAGACGGCAAGCCGGTGCTGGCGCCAGCCACTCCCAAGCCCCCGCCGGCCCGCTCCTCCAAGCCGCGCCCCAAGAGCCGCATATCCCGCTACCGCTCCGGCTCAGCCCAACGGGCCCGGCGCCAGCGGCAGGCCATGGCCCAGCAGGCCGCAGAGGCGGCAGCAGCCGGTGCCGGGGAGGACGGGGCAGCCGGAGCCTCTCAGGGGGagctggggcagggggaggggccgCTCGGCCCAGGACAGGCCCAGGACGGTGACGGTTATGGGGGAGCAGGCTCCGGAGCCCTGGGCAACAGGGCCCACCTGCGCTACCCCAAAACTAAGAAG TACCTGGTGACGGAGTGGTTCAATGACAAGATCCCGGAGCGGGTGGAGCCTGAACCGGAGCGCCCCCTGCGCATCACCACGGACCCCACGGTGCTGGCCACCACACTCAACATGCTGCCGGGCCTCAGCCACTCCTCGCTCATCTGCACCGCGCCCAAGCACTACGTGCGCTTCGGCTCGCCCTTCACCCCCGAGAGGCGCCGCCGACCCCTCGCCGTGGATGCCTCCTACGGCTCCTGCAAAAAG AGGTGGATAAAGCAGGCTCTGGACGAGAGCAAGTCCTCCGTGTCCCTGGAGGACGACGACGAAGACGCCGCATGCAGCTCTTCAAACCAAA CGATGAGTGCACCCATCAAGAAGCGAATATCCAAGTACGCGCCAGAGCTGTTGAGCTCGCCCCTCAGCAGTGTGGCCAGCGGTGATCTCCTGCTGCGGCCGCTGTCCCCCATCACCCCGCCGCCCCCCTCTGACCTGGGCCGGTCGCTGCGGCCCCCCCTCAGCACCTCCTGCGCCCTCTACCTGGGGGCCGAGGAAGAGCGCCAGAATGGCGCCGGACTGCCCTGCTCACCCCTCACCTCGCTGCCCACCAGCCGCTGCAACACGCCTCTGCAGTTtgag AACATCTCGTCCCCGGAGGCTTCCCCTGTACACCGGCCAGAATCTCTGTCtccagag CCTTGCCTGCGGCCGGACTTCGACGCCATTCGCAACGCTAACTTTCCGGACCTTTCCATGACGTCCAGCTTGGACAGTCCAATCCCGGGCCCCGAGGACTTCCCTGCAGTCTCCCCCTCGCCCCTCAGCCTCTCCGGCGGAGGGACCCCCCACACCCCTGCGTCTGTTTCCGCCACGGGAGACTCCGCCATGGGCACGACTCGACCTGGCGAGTCACAGACTCGAGAGCAAGCCTTCAGGACAGAGTTCAATCTCATCTACGCATGCTCTCCCCTCAACGCCAACCTAGGGGAGGGCCTTAATGCCCGTGGCCCCCCGACTGACAGGCGGCACTCCCAATCGGAGGGCAGCTTCTCACCTGCAGATTCCTATTTCGGCACCATGAGTGGCCAGGGGCTGCTCTCGGAGCCAGGGCCTGGATCGCTCTCACCCTATCCAGAGCCACATTACGGGGGCGGGTACCCAGACAGTGGCACGCCCCCTCACCCTAGCAACCCTCCCCAAAAGAAGAAG GTGTCACTGCTGGAGTATCGCAAGCGGAAACAGGGCACCCGGGAACCCGAGTGTGGAGGCTCCATGGGGACCCCCATGCGCCCCGGCTCGCTGTGCCTCAGCTCTGAGTCCCCCGGTGGGCCGCGGACGCTGCTGCAGCCCCCCGCCTCCCCACACAGCTCCTTCTCCTCGCCGGCGCATCAGGCCTTCCCCCAGATAGAGGAAGTCAGCCCCCCGGACCTCAGCTCCAGCTCAGGCTCCCGGACGCAGGAAAGCACCTCCTG GATCGTGCCCACCGCGGTGGAGCGTCAGCGGGAGGGCCAGGGCGTGCTGGAGAGGGTGCTGCGCGGCAACCTCAAATTAGAGCACGCCCTCAAGAGGTCAGAGCACGGAGACAAAGACGCAG acTCTGCTGAGATGGACAGGTATGACCTCCCCACTGTGTCACCCATGAGGAGCCCACACAGTTACAGCCCGTCTGTTTACCAGCACCAG CCTCACCTTTCGGAGCTTCACCCGGCGTCGGACAGCTCTGCGTCTCCGTTTCGCTCCTCGTACAGCCCCTCCCCGTCGTCATACCCGCGCCCTCTCCCCCAGGACCACCACGCCGCCCAGCTGACCCAGagcacccctccctcctcctcatcctccatctcttcaATGGACTCGTCCATGAGCGGGACCTCCAGACCTCCAGGTGGCGCCGTCCACCAGCAGAGCAGCAGTGGTAGTGCAGTCCAGGATCCCTCGCAGCCCTACTCCAGCAGCAGCCACCTGAAGGCCAGCCTGTTAAGCAGCGGCCTGTCATCAGCCTCGCCCAGCCCTCCAGTCTCCAGGAGCCAGTCCTACCCCAAAACggacatcagcagcagcagcagcggtggtggtAGTGGCTTGCTTACTGGGAGCTCAGTCTCCCACGCCTCCAGACTAGCCCAGCAGGGTTCGGGCCGTGGCCTTCAGGCAAGCTCCAGGCTCCTGTCGGCCTCCAGCTCCCAGCACTACCCTCCGCGAGGAGCGCCGCTCAGCCAGTTCCAGCACCCTCCCCTCCAGGGCTCGGGGGTACGGACACAGACAGGGAGCTACTAG